DNA sequence from the Coregonus clupeaformis isolate EN_2021a chromosome 13, ASM2061545v1, whole genome shotgun sequence genome:
GGATCCATGGTAGGATGTGAAAATTCAGACTTGACAACCCAATCCAAATAATCTGTACTGATCTGCACAGTAATTCTGTACCATCTCCATCCTCAGGATCAAACTAGTTTTTGACCTGACAGGATGAGCTCACCTTCCCCTCCACTGACTTGAAAACGTTCTCTACGTTAACGTAGCCCTGCAGTGCGAAATCGTACAACGAGTCTCCTGTGTTCTGTGGGAAGGAGGGGGACCGAAAAATTGGTTTAAGCAAAATAGTATACATTAAGAATCCAACATCACAGGATTAAGAATGACCCTACAACACTGTCTTATGTCTTGGTATGGAACAATATGCATTGTCTCCCACAcgtaggtaaaaaaaaaaaaacatgacataTTGACACGCTCACTCACCTTGGCGATTGATGCGGCTTGCTGGGGGTAGTACATAGAGTAGCCCACAGCCATCAGTCCTGTAGGATAGATCAGCTTTTTCACCCTGGAGCCTAGAAGACAGAAGAGAGTGGACCACATAGACTATTTCTATTCAAGGAGATTAGAAACAAGAAAGGGAAGCCGGAGAGGGCAACAGGAAGCACCAGTAGGTTTGAGATTTGTACCCCGGCCTTGTATGGTCTGGACACTACAGCTCTACCACTCGACCAGCCTCTGGCACAGAGACTTACAGAGTGCTTGCTTACCACAAGAACAAGTGGATAAACCCCAAAACAATAGAGATCAAAAACAGGGTACACTTCATCCAAACCCAAAACTTACACCCACTATTTACCTCTTGCAAGAAAGAGTCCAAGGATACCAGCAAATCCAATGACCCCAGCCCGGGGGTAGAATTCAGCAGGAGGGTTTTGTAGGAATGTGAAAGTTTCTGAAACAACAGAAAGTAACTCTGTTACCAAACTGAAACTGACATTCTATTTGTACAAATGGGTATACATTACAGTGTATGAGTAATGTGTGCACTTTATGTGTATCATGGGGTGTGTGTTCTCTTACCATTTCCTAATTGGATGGCACTTTCAACCTTGGGCTTCACTTTTCCAATGGCACCCTGAATCCCACAGGAGAAGAGGACAGTACAGTGAACACATAACATACATCAGTTCATTATCTGCACATTGAGAGCCATTCAGTAATGGATAAATGCTCATTTTTCATTGTTACAGAACAAGTTGACATTTAATAATATGATAATATGATATTTCACAGTAAATATGCTCTTGCTCAGTAGTCTTCAATTCAAGTTTACTGTGCACTTGTGATGCTTTATATTGTTTGTATTGTGATTGTTATAGTGGTAGTATAACTAGTGGTAGGACTGCTATGCCCTTAGAACCCTCATCCAGTTCTGTTTGCCTACAAAGAGAACTGTCTTTATTTACCCTGCAATAGAGTTAGAATGACCTACAATACAACGTTTTACTTTGCTGTTTACAATCCATATTTGTAAATTGGGTTTTATTGCCTAAAGCACAAGTCAATCTGTCACCCAGTAGGGAGCTCTAGTTGAAACATCAACCAACAGCACATTGTGTACCATTGACACGTTGTAAAGACATTCTGCACTGCAAAAGAGCAACTACCAATAAAGTTCCAACCACTGCACTGTACTGACAAACATGCGCTGTATGTTAATGAGCTGCTTATCTCCGGACTGAAGGAGCCAATGGGGCAGAGGTCAGGTGGGTGACTTAGAAGCAGTGATCACAGCCACAAACAGAAGCTTCTAGAGCAGAAATGGAACAGCCTGGCCGAGCACAAATGGAGAGGCTGAATGGGTTTTAAAAATGATTTACAGAGTACTTTACCAGTCTCTTAGACATAACAACTAATCAGATGAATCTCAATCCCCCTCTGTGAGTTTacgatgatgtgtgtgtgtgtgtgtcatcacgCAACAGACGTCATCAAAGCGCGCAACAGAACAGTGTACTGTCTACACTCGTTTTTTTGGTTTTATGAAATCGTTTTAATTAAATCGTTTTTAATCATAGGTAAAGTTTGTATTGCTACAGATTCTGCGACGCGGTCACCCTTTACGGCTGGAACCGCAAGTTGTGTCCCAGATTCCTGTTACGCTAGCAGTGCTAGCCCACCGGTGTTTTTATCCATCCCTGGGCACAAATGCGTCAGGTGTGAGATGTTCTCTTTCAAGTATTAGTTTCGGTATTTCACTTATGGGATACGCCCCCAGTGTATTCGTCAGAAGCCTTTATTACACTACGCCTGCCATGATTGGCTGGATGTCGAGATGTGTGCGTCGGGgaaggatgtc
Encoded proteins:
- the LOC121579562 gene encoding MICOS complex subunit MIC26 isoform X2; this translates as MYKVAGVAAVPGTLCLMSGTVFAATEDNPNVTLNTDELSLYTTPQQKFRYVEPEIGHLEQGVTTLRKLAEPYATFCQGAIGKVKPKVESAIQLGNETFTFLQNPPAEFYPRAGVIGFAGILGLFLARGSRVKKLIYPTGLMAVGYSMYYPQQAASIAKNTGDSLYDFALQGYVNVENVFKSVEGKPVKKEKPEENKLEETR
- the LOC121579562 gene encoding MICOS complex subunit MIC26 isoform X1, producing MYKVAGVAAVPGTLCLMSGTVFAATEDNPNVTLNTDELSLYTTPQQKFRYVEPEIGHLEQGVTTLRKLAEPYATFCQQTSHLAVENVQGAIGKVKPKVESAIQLGNETFTFLQNPPAEFYPRAGVIGFAGILGLFLARGSRVKKLIYPTGLMAVGYSMYYPQQAASIAKNTGDSLYDFALQGYVNVENVFKSVEGKPVKKEKPEENKLEETR